The stretch of DNA AGGTCCATCATGAGGCTCCACAACAACAGCAATGTTTTTCTGGTTCGAGAACGGCAGTTCCAATTTTTGTACAGCTTCAACTCGTAAAATATTCCGATGCCTCAGATTCATAATTGATATCTTAGGCAAATTTTCTGACTCTTTCAGATGCAGACAGACTAGAGGCCTATCCTTTGGTGCTAACTGAGCAGTTGCAGTGAGATCTGAAGGCTTATTGATTTGATAATAAGCAATGACACCACCATTACGTAATGGATTCAACTTAAACTTGTTTAACTCCCAAGGAATTAGTTTTTCATCCACAAGGGCAGGTTCCATCTGACAGAAAGAAATAGTGTGCATCAGCTAATGATGAAAGCAATGTAAACAAGGGTGATACAGTAGAACTTTCTAAGAAAAGAAGTGCAGAACCAAATATAGATTAACACAGATAATAAGGGTGATACAGTGAACTTTCTAAGAAAAGAAGTGCAGAACCCAATATAGATTAACATTGAAAATAAGGGTGAAACAGGTGAAATGATTACAACCATCTTACTAGCCAAAATTGGAACATGGGGTATAGTTACAGCAATCAGCTCCATCACAAGATCAAGACCAAAATCATATAGTTAAGTAAGGTACACACAGCAACAAATAAACAAAATAGGATAGCCAAAAGAATTAAAAAGACCATCAGAGATGTTGCGCTCGCCTTTCTTGGAGGACTGGGTAATGAAGAATAGGATGAATCCAACCTTTCTCGCCCCAATGGTGGTCCCCAGTCCCTGCTACCACAAGGAGAATTAGGAAGAATGCGGGAATATCATTCAGGAAGCAGAATGAAGAGATGAACTCCTTTGGAAGGTTTAATACGCAGAATGTCATTACCTACGAGCAGTGGTTGCTACGTGGAGAAACTGATCTGGGAAGGGAGTGGAGAGGGCGGTGAGGAGGAGGGGTGGTGTTCTTCTCACCAACACAATTAATGTGGTTGGCGGTCTTACTACCCAAA from Triticum urartu cultivar G1812 chromosome 3, Tu2.1, whole genome shotgun sequence encodes:
- the LOC125546171 gene encoding uncharacterized protein LOC125546171; protein product: MKSVSPPPCLPPANCIDLVIQAVSICQFWVVRPPTTLIVLVRRTPPLLLTALSTPFPDQFLHVATTARRDWGPPLGRERLDSSYSSLPSPPRKMEPALVDEKLIPWELNKFKLNPLRNGGVIAYYQINKPSDLTATAQLAPKDRPLVCLHLKESENLPKISIMNLRHRNILRVEAVQKLELPFSNQKNIAVVVEPHDGPLTWFLVRLLLTEKGSNAVPSQSLRDVIRQIVEAIEELRINGVYHGNLTIHNIYHSRVGGAIVVKLVNFQNRDIELEAAQLMDWVGLGNILHTISTAAKFRDNTASCSIIDHLASKLMALTSINCLPSIKKGTLDDMLQG